In a genomic window of uncultured Sphaerochaeta sp.:
- a CDS encoding tripartite tricarboxylate transporter TctB family protein, translating to MNKANKKELGVGIFFALLSIFYIAESRNVSTFTPFGNRGLDSQSIPAMIGWLSIALSAILIVTTILKDRKEKKGTGGQNEQICDPDQVACIDPPKGAKLQGLLQIVPLKLLLSLLFLFIYFLFYQRIGFILSSIFYLLAQSFLLTEKGKRKKWALFIILFSIGVSVLIYFIFTRYFTLFLPRGILG from the coding sequence ATGAATAAAGCAAACAAGAAAGAGCTGGGAGTGGGAATTTTCTTTGCCCTTCTTTCGATCTTCTACATTGCAGAGTCGCGCAATGTATCGACCTTCACCCCCTTCGGGAACCGTGGCCTTGACTCCCAGTCCATCCCGGCTATGATCGGTTGGCTCTCCATTGCCTTGAGTGCCATCCTCATTGTGACCACCATCCTCAAGGATCGGAAGGAAAAGAAAGGGACTGGCGGACAGAACGAGCAGATCTGTGATCCCGACCAGGTCGCCTGCATCGATCCTCCCAAGGGCGCGAAGCTGCAGGGCCTCTTGCAGATTGTCCCCCTCAAGCTCTTGCTCTCCCTGCTCTTCCTGTTCATCTATTTCCTGTTCTACCAGCGGATCGGGTTCATCCTTTCCAGTATCTTCTATCTGTTGGCACAGTCGTTTTTGCTCACCGAGAAGGGTAAGCGCAAGAAATGGGCGCTCTTCATCATCCTCTTCTCCATTGGTGTATCGGTGTTGATTTACTTCATCTTCACCCGTTACTTCACGCTGTTCTTGCCCAGAGGCATTTTGGGATAA